The Chloroflexota bacterium sequence AACCCGACCGGCAGACCCCAGGCAACGACGTTGTAGACGCCGCCCAGGCTGTCGCCTGCCTCCTTCATTTGGTCAATGAGCGTCACCATACGGCGGCTTGCCTCGGGATCCGGGCAGCGCAGCGGGTCTTCTTCCAGCGCGTCCCAGTCTACGGTATCGGGATGCTGCGTCACCTCGTACGCGCCGTCGATTTCAATCGGTCCAAGCACCGAGACGTAACTCGCGATCTTGATGCCAAAATGACTTAGGAGGGCGCGGCATACGCCGGAGGCGGCGAGTCGGGCTGCAGTTTCGCGGGCGCTCGACCGTTCGAGAATGGGACGAATGTCATCGAATCCATATTTGAATACGCCGACGAGATCGGCATGGCCCGGGCGCAGGTGCGTCACTTTCTTAACCGGCGTCTCCACCGGCTCAACCGCCATAATCTCCTGCCAATTGTCCCAGTCCTTGTTGTTGACCAACATGGCAATGGGACTGCCGATACTCTTGCCGTGGCGCACGCCGGAGAGAATCTCCGCGGCATCTTTTTCAATTTGCTGGCGGCGGCCGCGCCCGTGCCCCTGCTGGCGGCGGGTCATGTGGTGGCCGATCTCCTCCGCCGAGATGGGTAGTCCGGACGGCATGCCTTCCACGATGGTCAGGAGCGCCTGCCCATGCGATTCACCGGCGGTGAGGATCTTCAGTACGCGTAGCACAGTAATCTCATGCCTTTGTGTATGGTGGCGTGCCGCAGATTCAGGGAACACAATCGTTCCACGCTTGCCCCCGTGACATAGAGCAACCGCGGAGAGTCAGGTGTCACTCCCCCCGCAATCACCTGCGGCCACATGCCCTCACTTCGGCCCTCTCCCACAGAGAGAGGGGGAAATCAGCGGGGGCTTATGTACCAAGCGCGGCCAGTGCCTTGGCCTTCATCAGTTTAAGGGGCGCGGGCTTTGCTGTCCAGCGTTCGAAGGCCGCGGCGCCTTGATAGACGAGCATTGGGAGGCCGTCCAGGGTGCGCGCCCCTCCCTCTTGCGCATGGCGGAGCAGGGGCGTGCGGCTGGGAGTGTAGACGAGATCGAATACGAACTGGTTTCCTTGGAATACGTGCGAGGGCAGGGGTGATAGCTCCGGCGCGGGCCCTTTGGACATGCCCACGGCGGTAGAGTTTACGATGATGTCTGCCGCTGCCGCAGCTTGGTGCAGCGCTGTGCCGGCCCAGTCCACCACATTGCAGTCCTGGGCGCTCAGCGATTCTTTGAGGGCCCTCAAGAGACCTTCGGCACGCTCGCGGTGCCGGTTGGCAAGTGTGATTTGCGCAGCGCCGCCCTGCGCAAGCGCCACGAGCACGGCGCGTCCCGCTCCGCCTGCGCCCAACACGAGCACCTTTGCGCCTGCGGGGTCGGTAGCACCGTCCGTCCGCAACGCAGTCAAGAAGCCGTGGGCATCGGTGTTGTCGCCGAGGAGGCTCCCGCCGTCTTTGAAGAGCGTATTGACGGCGCCTATGTTTTCAGCAGTAGGAGTGCAGCGGTCAACCAGGGCAGCGACGGCTTCTTTATGCGGAATGGTCACGTTGAGCCCCAGCCACTCCGCGCTGCGAATCGCGGCGATCAATGACGGCAATTCTGCCGCTGTCACAGGGTACGTGCGGTACGTAGCCGGTATACCGTAGTGGTCGAACGCCGGCTGTTGAAAGGCAGGGGAGAGCGTATGTGAAAGGGGATAGCCGGTGACGCCAACTTTGTAGACCGTCCGCTCCGGTGTCATGAGAAATCCTGGCAATCGAGAATGATGCGAGCTATGGGCGCGTTGTTGAACGGACGTGAAGTCGCGTAGAACCTGCAGAATCGACTATGCAACGCCCCACGCATCAGTCTTGTCTTATGCCTCAAAGTGTTCGTGGCACAACCGAGGCACTCGTGGCGAGACGTGCAGGGGAGAAGGCAGTCTCTGGCGCATACCCCGGGCGTCAACGCGCGCTTCAATGCTACCGCCTCGAGTCCTGTCGGTCAACGGAAAGCAAACGGGGTTACAGGCAGGTCAATTGTCCCACCGAATAGTACGATGTGTTTACCGTTGCATTGAAGAAGGGTATAGCCGCTGCGCCCGCCGCGGCACTACATGGATTGAACTGTGGTATCATACCTGCTAAGGGCACGCCGGACACGTGACCCCTATTATTCAAGGGAATTTGGAAGAGTGAGGCACGACGTATTGTAATGAATTGTCCTACGTGTGGGAGTTTGAACAGAGGCAGTAGCCTCATCTGTATTGCCTGCGGGCACCCGCTAGAATCGCTAAAATCCGCAATCGGTACACCCCTTCAGTCTTCAAAGCCGCATCGCCTGATGATTTTCATCGATGCGGCCAACATTGAACGCCAAGCCCGAGACATCGGCATCATGCGCGTGCCGTGGCACCTAATCCGCGACCAGCTCCGAGGAGACGATACACTCCTGGGAGCTTATTACTATACGGGCACGGACTTGCGGGTAGAGGGCTTTCGCCAGCAGCTTGACTATCTGGTAACCCACGGCTTTCGTGTGGTCCATAAGCGGTCTAAAGAGCTGCCGGGAGGGGGCTACAAAGGCAATCTGGACATCGAGATGTCGCTGGACATGCTCGACTTTGTAGGTTTCTATGACAAGGCGTTCGCGCT is a genomic window containing:
- the aroC gene encoding chorismate synthase → MKILTAGESHGQALLTIVEGMPSGLPISAEEIGHHMTRRQQGHGRGRRQQIEKDAAEILSGVRHGKSIGSPIAMLVNNKDWDNWQEIMAVEPVETPVKKVTHLRPGHADLVGVFKYGFDDIRPILERSSARETAARLAASGVCRALLSHFGIKIASYVSVLGPIEIDGAYEVTQHPDTVDWDALEEDPLRCPDPEASRRMVTLIDQMKEAGDSLGGVYNVVAWGLPVGLGSHVFWDRRLDSRLAAAILSINATKGVEFGSAFENARKQGSEVQDQIRFEKGQGFSRLSNRAGGLEAGISNGEPLLVRGALKPISTIKSPLPSVDLTTLEPAQAHYERADTTAVPAAGVIGEAMVAIVLADAFLEKFGGDSLAEIEHNYHGYMEGLPQ
- the aroE gene encoding shikimate dehydrogenase is translated as MTPERTVYKVGVTGYPLSHTLSPAFQQPAFDHYGIPATYRTYPVTAAELPSLIAAIRSAEWLGLNVTIPHKEAVAALVDRCTPTAENIGAVNTLFKDGGSLLGDNTDAHGFLTALRTDGATDPAGAKVLVLGAGGAGRAVLVALAQGGAAQITLANRHRERAEGLLRALKESLSAQDCNVVDWAGTALHQAAAAADIIVNSTAVGMSKGPAPELSPLPSHVFQGNQFVFDLVYTPSRTPLLRHAQEGGARTLDGLPMLVYQGAAAFERWTAKPAPLKLMKAKALAALGT